The nucleotide sequence CGTGCAACTCACGGCAGCTCATTGAGATGCTCTCAGGACGTGTAAAAAGCAGAGCATGAACAGACTCCCACAGAATCATTTCCCAAAGGATGGTCCCCTTGACTTCAAAGAGGAAACAAAGACACTTGAGCCAGGCTCAAAGATGAAAGTGAGCACGACGTGCATCCCAAGCCAAGGCGGAGGCTtggagcaggcactgcagggcctggcacagctgccagacAATGGCCAGGGCCCACGGCACGATTCCAGAGGACTGTGGAAAGCTGTAATCCTGAAAACCATTAGCTCTTCCTAATAGAAAGCTACACTGTCTTGTGGTGGAAACAGCTGGTCCAAAGCACTGCCTCCAGCTGATGGGAGAGCTCATGCCCTGGCAAAAACCTCTTATTTAGTGCTGGAGAAAGTGAAGGTGCTTGAGGATGTCAGGCCTCAGTGTCTGCAGTGATAGGGAGCTGAAGGCATCAGGACTTTTGCTGTCAGGACCTCAACCCAGCTCTCTAATGGCCTTGGGCTGCAGCTCGTGGCCATTGCAACCCTCTGGTGCTGAGCCCAGGACTGCTCTGCCCACACGCTgcactctgcagcagcaccccaaTGTGCCTTGTTCCTTTTGCTTAAAGGTCTGCTATGGACATTCctcatgcagagcagcagaaatgccATTGGCACTTGAACCTGCAGGGTATCAACATTAAAGGCCCAAGAGGACAAAAGCAAGGTTGGGAAGGAGAGTCCAGGAGCTAAAATCCTCTCAGCCTCACCATTTTCACTTTTGGGTGCTCACTGTGCATCTTCAACAGTGTTCCTTGGATGTGGCTGTGGCAAAAACATAAACCCTAGCTAATTTTAATCACCATGCGGCACACACAATCCTCGTGCTGCTGTTGAGGTTTAGGAGATCAGAGTCCAACACTGgctcctgctggagcctggctcTTGGCTCAGCACCCGGCTGCCCCAATGCACAGACACAGCCTTGCACGTTTGGCAGCCTTGAGTTATTCAGCAGAGTGGAGCAAATGTTccagctgaaggcagcagaaggATGTCCCTGGACATCTGATAGTCCAGGAAAcccagctcccctcagcccaaagggcacagcagcctttctgcagtacaaggcagagctggctgggccTCCTCCCTCTGGTGctcaccctgctccagcacaaacCCAGGCTGGGTTACACAGGATGATCTGATCCCTACCCTCAGGGAAGACACTCCCATCTAACACCCAAAAGGCCCTGAGAGGGAACTGCTGTCACCCCCACATCAGTTACAGTACTTAACCCTTCTGGGGCTCTAGAGGCTCTGGGAGAAGTCAAGCAAACAGCCTGGGGATCATCAATGGGGCAGAGCCAGGAATTGctgcaaaagaaagaaggaaactATTTAGCAAAGAATTTAGAAAATTTTATTGtggccagagctgctgaagaGCTCCATACATGATTTTGGGCCTGATTCTGCATGGACAGAGTAAGAAAACACACAAGGTCTGCTCAGGGGCACCTGCTGAAGAGGAATTGCCAATGCTTTCTGGAGAGACAGCTGGCCTTGGAAAGCCATGAGCCCAGCACTGGTGCAGGATGTCGTTTCCTTGGATGACAGTTGACATGAGGAGAAACAACAGCAAGGACTTTGTCTACCTGGGACCCGCTGGTGAGCAATGCCCTGGTCTCTGCAGACACCCAGTGCCAGGCCCTCTGGTCCACACTCACCTGCTTTTCCAAAGGGTCACATTCCCAGCAGGCACCATTGgccacagcaggcagggaaccTGCAAAGAGTGTGACCACAGGCCAGCCCTTCCTGCAAACTGAGACAAAATTACTCCAACAGCTACATGAGTCTTCATCTTTTCTGATCACCATGTTGTGTAATTTGATGAAGAGTCAAAGCTCCTCATCCCAGTTCTTTCAGGAGACAAAAATCAGACAAGAGAAGAGTGGTAAGGCAGCCCTTTAAAACCTCCAGGTCTTTCTCCTAGGCTAGTCTCTTCCATCAAGGCTgggagtcacagaatcacaaaatcacagaataatgaggttggaagagacctctaagatcatcaattccaacctatgccttaacacctcaactagactatagcactacCTGTCCCGTGCTGACTGTGCCCAAAGAGCCTTTGTCCCCAGATCCTCTGTCCTGCTCTGACCCAGTTCCAAGGAATGCTTGCAGACTGAGCTAGACAAGGGGAGAACAGCTTAGCTTGACTCTCACAGCACCTTGCTTTGTCCTCTCTTTCCCTAAGCTGCACCCATCAGAGCCTGGAGAAAGGTCAGTTGTGCTTTTCATGCATCAGAACATTTGGAAGGGTAATGAATGCTCCCCTGgcttccttttctttgctgGTGCAACTGTTTGttcacagcaccagcagggGATGTGTCTGGAAATGGGCATCCAGCcatgccagtgctgctgctcagggctgtgccaaATCTTGTCAGACATGGACAGGCTGGTGGCAAAGCCCATGGACTTGTGTGTGTAGCTGCTGTCTGGGCTCTGAGATTAGCTGGTGCTAGGCAGATCTGGGCTTGTTGGAAGCCCAGCCTCAGACCTCAGCAGGAATCTGGAACAGGGcaggctgcctggggaagccaggagggcagggagagcacacAGAGGTGCTGTAGGATGGCAGCCCagccagctctctgcagctcacccccagcacagggTGCTGTGGCTCGAGGCACTGGCCATGTACCCCACTGTCTGCTGGGGGACCTTTCTGCACCACACTGTGTGGCTGTGGACTAATACAGACCCGGCAGCCCAGGAACTGGAAAGGTTTCAGGGCCTTCTGCATCTCAAAACTTCTGATGAGAACGCTGCAGCGTGGGGcaccccaggctgctgggaaaggggagctgGTCAAAGGATGCTGCCTTACAGAGAACACGCTGGGGGCGGACTTGGCTTGAGGGTGCACAGTGCAAAGCGGTTTAGGGATGGGGCAATCCTGAGGTTACTCCCTGACCACCTGCTGAAGCCCCTGAGCATGATCCAAAGACTGACAGGGTGTAGGCAGATGGAAACACAGCTttcagggcacagggaatggcagAGGTGCAGCCTTGTTCTTCCCCATACACTCTGCTGGGAAGTTACTGCAGTACCAGCGTGCACAGGGCCAAGAGGGGTTGGCCCTTTCCCAGGGAAAGCACTTGAGCTCTCCTGAGCAACAAGGCTACCTCAGGTTTGCCACCTTGCTGCCTCTTGCCTTTGGCTGAGGATGAGAAATGTCCCACTGCAGCCTGACAGCACATGCACAGTGAGGGTGAGTCCTGCAGGCCTCTGCACAGCACTGACACTGTTCCCAAAGGCCATGGCTTTGGAAGGGTGGTCCCTAGGCCGCTGTGGTGCTTGTCCTTATGTCCTTTGAGCATGGATCATGTGTGCTCACATGCTGCTTGCTGGTGCATTTTCTGTGGTCAGGCTCGGATGTGCTCTCactgggctggggctgagggacaAGAGGTTCTCCACTGCTCTTACTTACAAACACAGCAGGAATCTTAGAAAAAAGTTCCAGGTCTCGTTGCACATGTCTGTCCTGCTGGCAGCTTCTTTTTTTGACCTTGTGCTCAGAATTCTTCTTCCTGACTCCTCTGGGATTGTCTGTGGACAAGGGATAATGTCGAGAGTTGcctgatttatttttagaaggCCCTTGAAGGACTGGGCTCCCAAGGTGAGTCTGAGCCACAGGAATCTCATCCATGGACTCAGCAGACTCTGAGTGATAGTCAGCTGGGGGTCCTGCTGCCTGGATGAGCCCCGTGCTGCTGGgggacactgcagctctcagaggAAAAGCTGGCACTAAGAGGTGAAGGCTGTGGGAAGGTGAGGTGGCAGCAGCCGTGGCCGGGAACTCTGCAGATGGAAATAAAGGGAGAAGAAACCTTAGGGAGAAATCTCTCAGCCCCACAAAGGTATTAACAAGCCCAAGAACTCTGCTATGGCTGATTCACTGGTGTTAAAACAAACCATACATATATTTATGCAAGattcagcagagaagctgagtGGTGCACCCTCACCTGAGGGGGGATCTGGGAACGAGGGCGGAGGAGTAGCATGTGCTTTAGATCCGCTGTCCATTGCTGAGGGAGAAGCTTTCTGcattctctttcttcttttcttctgttgctgTGAAAGCAAGTGGAATAGAGAAGGGAAGTCACTTCACCAGCCCAAAGTAAGGAGACAATTTTTTTACTTGTTACctctttttaattcttcctACTTTGAATAATGAGCACTAGGTATAACCAAAGTCCAAGAACATTTTACTGTTTAAGACTGAGCTACTACAAAGCAGTAATAGAGAACAGGTGTTTAATGAACACACCCCCACATTATCTGCACACAGTGACTCTCTCTCTGGAGGTACCTTTAAGCTGTTGTCTCATAGAGCTGGGGGTTGTATGAGACACTGGTCACTTGCATTTGTAAAGCCAAACTAGAAGAGGGGACCAAAAGTCACACAGCACAAGATGTCCCAAGAAAGAAGCAGTCCTTGTCCCAAATACAGTATTGTAAAAACGAAATTTTCTTACCATCTATATGGCAAGACTGATTAATAAGCttggaggaaaaaggaaaggcatTACCACCTGCCATCTGAGCAAGAGGAAAGAGCATCTGGATGCAGATACAAGAATATCAGGAGCTCAGCCCAAGAATTTGGAGAGCTGTTCCATACACTCAAGCTCCATATCCACACACACCATCTTTCCCTGGACAGGTGCTTTATTTGAACATTTAAACTGTTAGATTTTGCTCTACAGAAACCTGCAGAGATTCTTACATCAACAAAGCAGATTTGTCAGAGTCACTGAGCTGCAGTGAGGCAGCAAGGCATTGGATTACAGCTGTGTTACAGCTGTGAGCTTATGAGGGGACTGTAGGATAGCTCTGGTCATgcctgggagaggaggcagaagaaCATCACCTGCATTtggtggctgcagggcacaggcactCCTGCAGACACAAACTGAGGAGAGGCAGAGTCTGTGAGCAGGgggaggcacagcctgctctAGAGTGAGCACGCCTGAGCATCTGGGGGGGCTGTCAGCAGCAGGTTGGGTGTGTGGCAAATCCTCCTTACCTGACAAGGGGCCACAGAGTGAAGAGATGAGGACTCAGGGGACGAGCTCTGCTTGGGGTCACCTTCTTGGTTACTCACATAGAGCTTTGGAAagctgaaaacacagcagaCACACAAAGGTGATTCCCTAAGACAGGACTTAAGGCTGATGCCCTCTCTGCCTGCACATACAGATCAGGCTGATCACAGCCTTCCCTGGCTTACACAGCATTCCAGCAAAACTGCAGCGGAACTCTTCCTGCACAATTGTGcaaaagaagaaggaaatcCCCAGGGACACAAGTTAACAGGAAAGGACTAATTAAGAGATGAGGATCCTGTTTTCCCAGGAGTGCTTGCCTGTGTTATAAACTTGCAACTGTTGCGATGCATTTCTCCACAACCTGAAATCATGTAACTATAACAAGCTCAATAGAGGAGTTACAGGACAAATCCGCCAGCCTTAagtaattttaatataaaacaaCTAATAGAAACCAGTTtcatataaaattattaaatataaaaccGTCTAACGAGAGTATTCTAGGAATGACATTTTCCCAGGAGAAGGAAGACAAGTATTCCTGCAGGTATTTACCCTCCTGAAACTCAAAGATTTCTTCATGCCTTGCTCAAAACACTGCTGCTCCCTATCTCTCTAAGTACTTTTGCCTTAGGGCCATCATTGACCTTGACAGCAATTTCCTATTCACCAGGCATGCTGCTAGGAGAATCTTATCCTCAACTTTTCTCACCTTTTTCCTGAAGTTACTGCTGAGACTTCCTCTGCTAGAATTCCAGGGTCTCTATAGCCAGGATTACCTGACAATAAGTCTGCTtcctggaaaaaacaaacaaacaaacagcattttcagACTAATACAAACACAGAGGGGAGAAGAGGGATTTTCATTACAGATGTACTCTTTCTTCTCATGCCAGACATCTTTTGTCCTTACAGGTAGCACAGCAGGAAACTGATGCTTAAGACAGAAAACCAAGATTGGCACAATTGGAAGTCCTTGATTAATTTGTTTAGTCCAGCCAGTATTTCATGTGACTCAAAACCAAATCACACTTAGAGAGAGCAGCTTAGTCATTTCTTGGGACCACATTCAAAATACCACTTAAAGCTTCCATTAGTTGTACAGTTCAATCTGAGGAGCTCTGCAGTGAATacaaaaaaatgtctttaaaatgcaaaatggaGGTGAGAAAGATGGAAGCATCAAATATGCATTAAAAGCCTCaaatgttttctatttcttgTGTGACCCTGTATGGCTAAGAcctgctgatttttaaaaatgagtgtGATATATTGCTTACTTTTCTTAGGTATGGATGAGCTCAGACAGCTGAACTTGAAAATTGCATATTTTTAGAAACATTATAAGAATAAGCCTCCTAAATCCAAGTGCTGCATTACACGAAGGGACTCCAGTCCTCCCTCATAAGCACCCAGTTAAGATGGTCAGAGTACCAAGGGATGAAGCCCTGTTATCAAAAAAGGATAAACCATGCTCAGAAGAACCTTGACACCACTTATCAGCTGCTCTTAAACTTGGATAATCATCAAGAGAACTTCTTCCTAAGTATTTCACTGTGCAGTAActataaagatattttaaagtaactttCAGGTTAAGATGGAAGGATTTAAAATGTGATAGGCATTAGCTTCAAAAATAGCTAAAACAAGCTCATGAAGACCTATTATTCTGAACAGCCTGATCAGCAAATTTGAGAAAATGAAGTCAAAGTTGGACACACCACAGATGGGTTCATGAGAGATCCTGCACTTCAGCAAATTCATAAACAATCAAGAAAAGAGCAGATCTGTGAGAAGCCTGGTGATGACACTCCCTGATGTAAggcattaaaaatgaaagccaGCCACAAAGAGCTGCGGAAGATCTTTGCAATATTGAATTACAGGGTGGTAAAACGGCACAAAAGATCAGTATTGCTAGAGGTAAAGATGGAAAGTGAAGCATATGGGAAAAGCAGTGTAAACCTTATATACCAAGCAACAGTCTCTGAACTAGAAAAGAATCCATGGAGCTGCACATTCAGTGGCAGCCAAGAAATCATTTCAGATGTCAAGAATTAAAAggaaaggcaaataaaaagaaaaaaataacaatttcaGCTGTTTTATAGGTGGTAACAACATCTGAAGGGAATTGGTTTAGCAATCAAAAACAGGACTTTCTGATTTATAAATTTATCCAAGTGCAAGATTAATAATCTGCAGAAATTTACCACATATATTTCAGGTGGAACTTGTAACTCAAGTCAGATCATCACTCATCACCAACTGAACACAAAGTGTGCACAAATGTCTCCTCAAAGCTCCTTCGGGCATTTACAATCAAGATTTACATTCAGGCCTCATGCACgagggaaggagagcagacACAGCCTTGTGTCACTGTGAGTGTACAGGCAGGACATGCAGGTCTCTTCAGAGTGAAGCAGAAATGAGCTGaaatgagctgcagcaggagacaTCCCACtgcacagaaaactgaaaacaatcAGGACTCAATGTCCACAGCACATAAACAGGGCTGCAGGACTGGCATTTCAAGGGAGCTTAATAAATGATTCATCTTGAGAATAACATGGACAATCTCTTTCCAAGCAGGGAATGAATGAAcctttttaaatccattttgttAATTTCAGCCCTCTATAAATAATGTAGAACCAAAGCAGTCACATAAATGAAAGTAAAGCATTAGAGCtgacaacaaaaacaaatgaaattcaATGAGTAGAAAATACAATGTTCTCTCACAGTGTGACAAAGCtacagccacagcacagagtCCAagcctctctctgctcccaggcaTTTAGCAGGAGAGTCAGAATCCTTCCACTGCAGCATCCACACAAGCCACCCTTTGCAGCTGGGTTGTCAGgattcagctgctgctcctgctgaaagCAGACTGCTGGACTGACAGACTGCCCAAGTTCTGCCTCCGTGCAAATCCTGGCCACATTCACCACATTCCAGCTGTGACCACCACGAGGTCCATGGTTTACAAGGCCAGGATGGATTCAGCTCCCTtgcccactgcagctgcctttATCAACCACTTCAGTGTCAGGAagtgccctgcagtgctgtctgCCTGGAGGGCAAGCAGAActgaacagcaaaaaaaagttCTTGTCCCAAGGAAAGTGGGTTTGTTGCAAGTGTTGAGGCTGAGAGTGAAGAGCAAGATCATCTTACATCGACATTGGAAGAAAGCAACAATACTGAAATTGTAAGGGAAACTGAGTAAAATCTGTGTTTAGTATTTAAAATCAAACCCCACCAACCTGAATCAGTTTCCAAAGCAAGTTCAAAGCTTTAGGAATGTGAGAAGAATCACATCCCAGCTGGCCTCATATGAAAGCCAGCTCCCTGGCATGAATGCAATTATGCATTAAAGCATAGGGTTTGGTTTAGTTTATATTTCTTTGGACTGAAAATGACTACAGAAAAAATGGTTACTTGCACATCCTGCTTTAGGTATGGTTATAGAAGCAAAGGCTCAATGTGTCCAACTGTTTTGCATCTTTTGTAACATCTGAACCACTTAAATGTGCAAAATTAGGGCTCTTACTTTGAGGATCCTACAAGGACATAAGAATCCTTTATCCTGAACAAGAATCTTTTAACCTGAACACAGCTGAAGACTTAGCCACAAATCAACATGGAAAACTGAAGCCAAAACCAACACCCAAGCTTGAAGAAGGCTCAAAAACAAGCATTAAAGGGGAAATGCATGTTTCTTCTCAGTCTCTAAAATGAATGAACAGTTCAGACAAAAGTGGGAAGAGGATGATTTCCATTTTATGCTTACAACATGTTGGATCAATTACAAAGGGTTGCAGTGTTCAAGCTAAAGAAGGCTGTATTCAACACAGCTTACAAAAGGCAAGTCACTTGGTGTCCTCCTACTCCAATCTATTTGTTTGTGTTTATCTCTGGTTGCTATGTAAGAAACAAGGAAACTCTGGTGGGTTAACATTTTTGTTAACAATGTTACTGGGCATCATCCAGTCTTTCTTGTTCCCCAAGGTCCTAACTGCAGTCCTAAAACACCAAACTCCTTTTCACCCTCCTCTTTCAAGGCTTGCTGCTTCAAATTAACCATATTCACACACATCTAGATAAGAACCAGTGCAGACAGGAGAACGTCACTGAATGCCAACATCTCaaatgtgcacacacacatgaagCCCACCCCTGTTCAAATACCTTTTCAGTATCAATTAAAATTCAGAAACTTAATGATTAGAGCTAATGCTTTATTATTGTTTTAGTTTTCATAGTAAGCAAAGCTCTGTGAAACAAAGtgccaaatatttttgttgttatagAAACCTCTGCTTAAACTGAAAGTTCAACTTTtccaaaacagtaaaaaatatatatgaaaagCTAGGGACTTCATATTATACAAAACTGAATGAGCTCactttcctctttgctttgATAGGGAAGAACTACGGATGAATCCAGACATATCCCAGTATCTCTACAGAGAATACTTGGATGAagcttttaattaattaatttctttaattaatttcttcaatTAATTTCTTATGAAATACAAAACTGTTTGTATAGTAGATAACCTATTTGCATAAAATGAAAAGTTACACATGAGAATCACAGTATAATTTAGACtaggaagaatttcttgaaGTTTCTAGTTCGAGCCCCTGCTAAAGTCAGTACAGAATGTATCCAGTCAAAATTTGAATTAATCCAATAATTTGCCTTGTAGCAAAATAAATTACACTGAACCTCTCAATTCAGAGCCTGATATATCTGCCTCTGCAGAGTCTAGCAGCATTTAAGAGCTGGTAGAACTCATTTTACAGAGATATAGATCAATAGCATGGTAATAACAAGGACCCTTATCATTTATACAGACtcatttcaaagaaaagcagatattGGGGTCATTTCTGAAAAACTGGTGTCCTTTTCACTTTCATGATGGTTAAATACTGGTATTATTAGCTGCTCAGTGATTAGCCCCAGTTTCTCCCGCCCCAGAGCCTGTCTCATTCGAAGTCATGCCACAAGCCCCAAGAGGTGCAGTGCCATCCACACAGATGTCCTGTCCTTTTCAGGGAAAGGATTCTTCCCACTCTTCAGTCACCCTCATTTGTGCTGAGCCAGGCATTTATGTGACTGCTTGGTGAACCAAATGGGAAGGAGCTGGGCCAGCTCaactattttttaatgaagtttaTTGTTACTCAGATGAGTTCCCCCACCCTGTCCTAATggacagctgtgctggcagaagaGACGAGATAGTGCAGGGCCCAAAACAAGTGGTGGAGGAAAGAGAGTGGGTGGGATTGATTCCTTTGAAAGCAATACTTGCTTATACCTAAAGTGTTCATGGAATTACAGGCCTTGCACTCTTTCACATCCTACTCAACTCCATCAAAGTTGTCTGAAGTCTTATCTCTAGCAACTGCCTTTAAAATATGGAACTCAAGAAAGTGAAGCAAAGTTTACACAGCAAATAAGCAAGGCTGTTTTTGGGAAATGGACTGGAATTAGGATGAGTACCTGACTGGGTCTCACGTGGGAGGAACAAGACTCCTGTTTCTTGCCTGCCttgtctggctgctgctggggccgCTGCTGCAGGATGTACTCGTACGTAGTCAGCTTGTGCCACactgaaagggaagaaagagacCTGTCAGCACAGGAAAGGCCCCTCCCTGACTGCACTTACACAAACAGGCTGGAGAACTATACAATCAAATAGTAAC is from Prinia subflava isolate CZ2003 ecotype Zambia chromosome 13, Cam_Psub_1.2, whole genome shotgun sequence and encodes:
- the ZDHHC1 gene encoding palmitoyltransferase ZDHHC1 isoform X1 encodes the protein MNICNKPHNKIVPEDLGEAVPEVKTQHARRNGWSWPLHLFQVIGWLLFLFFALVGFGILVPLLPRHWLPAGYICPGVCFVYHLVVHLTAVSIDPADANVREKNYLGPLATFNRNQHAHVIENHHCYVCDVDVSAKSKHCGTCNKCVCGFDHHCKWLNNCVGERNYWLFLNSVLSAILGLGLLLLIAFYVFVEFFVDPTVLRSDQHFDALKDHMDRWFVFLPASPIETRAPAILVTAGIFILLSLVTMILLGHLLTFHIYLLWHKLTTYEYILQQRPQQQPDKAGKKQESCSSHVRPSQEADLLSGNPGYRDPGILAEEVSAVTSGKSFPKLYVSNQEGDPKQSSSPESSSLHSVAPCQQQKKRRKRMQKASPSAMDSGSKAHATPPPSFPDPPSEFPATAAATSPSHSLHLLVPAFPLRAAVSPSSTGLIQAAGPPADYHSESAESMDEIPVAQTHLGSPVLQGPSKNKSGNSRHYPLSTDNPRGVRKKNSEHKVKKRSCQQDRHVQRDLELFSKIPAVFVSKSSGEPLVPQPQPSESTSEPDHRKCTSKQHVSTHDPCSKDIRTSTTAA